Within the Bacteroidota bacterium genome, the region AGAGGCCATGGTGTTGGCCATCGTCAGCCTGGCCGGGCGATGACACCGGGGCCGGGGTCAGGCCGAGCGCCCGGAGGGCCTCGCCCACGGCGCGTCGGGTCTCGGCTGAGGCGGGCACAAGGGGCAGGCGCACCTCCTCTGTTCCGATCCCGAGCAGAGACAGAGCGTATTTGACGGGGATCGGATTGGCCTCCATGAACAGGGCCCTGGCCAACGGCAGAAGGCGCGCCTGCAGGGTTTGGGCCTGGCGCAGCTGGCCCTCTTGAACGAGCCGGAAGAGCGTCTGGGCCTGCTCAGGTGCGACGTTGGCCAAAACCGAGATAAGCCCGTCGGCTCCGGCCAGGTACGCGTAGAAGGCTAGATCGTCGTCGCCGGAGTAGATGCGAAACTCCGGCCGCGCCGGCCGCAAGAGCGCAAGCAGCCGTTCCATTTGGGCCAGGGACCCGGCGGACTCCTTGATGCCCACCACTTGAGGGGCTTCCTCGGCGATCCGCAGCACGGTCTCCGGCTGCAGGTTCACCCCCGTGCGGCCCGGCACGTTGTATAGGATCACGGGTAGCCCCACCTCGGCCACGGCCAGAAAATGCCGGCGCAACCCCTCTTGAGGGGGCTTGTTGTAGTAGGGCGTGACCACAAGCGCTGCATCGGCCCCCATGAGGGCGGCCTCCTCAGTTAGGGCGCGCGCCTGCCGGGTGTCGTAGGAGCCGGTCCCCACCACCACGGGCAGCCGGCCCTTAAGATGGGCCACGGCCGATTCGACAAGCGCCCGTCGTTCGGCCTTGTCCACGG harbors:
- the dapA gene encoding 4-hydroxy-tetrahydrodipicolinate synthase, with product MFTGVATALATPFRDGSVDWVAWERLLEHQRSGGVSAVVVLGTTGEAPTVDKAERRALVESAVAHLKGRLPVVVGTGSYDTRQARALTEEAALMGADAALVVTPYYNKPPQEGLRRHFLAVAEVGLPVILYNVPGRTGVNLQPETVLRIAEEAPQVVGIKESAGSLAQMERLLALLRPARPEFRIYSGDDDLAFYAYLAGADGLISVLANVAPEQAQTLFRLVQEGQLRQAQTLQARLLPLARALFMEANPIPVKYALSLLGIGTEEVRLPLVPASAETRRAVGEALRALGLTPAPVSSPGQADDGQHHGL